The following coding sequences are from one Gigantopelta aegis isolate Gae_Host chromosome 15, Gae_host_genome, whole genome shotgun sequence window:
- the LOC121390672 gene encoding uncharacterized protein LOC121390672, with product MNTFIVLSLLFTTSLCQFLPSHRGDFVSKFGDYTIEYHDEKGLLLIVVRLDCYVIDAPPGSPVAKILDDPLTRNAFLPKVIQLIEKGTGKTSTSIQELTNKYHDTLVRALCFVTEVYKLDVNSLLHS from the exons ATGAATACTTTTATTGTACTCTCGCTTTTGTTTACCACATCTTTG TGCCAGTTCCTGCCAAGTCACCGGGGTGATTTCGTCTCGAAATTCGGGGACTACACTATCGAGTACCACGATGAAAAG GGTTTGCTGCTGATAGTCGTCCGACTAGACTGTTACGTCATTGATGCTCCGCCTGGGTCACCTGTTGCAAAGATCCTTGATGATCCACTGACAAGGAACGCATTCTTG CCGAAGGTGATCCAACTGATCGAGAAGGGGACAGGTAAAACGTCGACATCCATACAGGAACTGACCAACAAGTACCATGACACCCTCGTCAGGGCGCTCTGTTTCGTCACAGAGGTGTACAAGCTCGATGTTAACTCACTGTTACACTCGTAA